From a single Thermothielavioides terrestris NRRL 8126 chromosome 1, complete sequence genomic region:
- a CDS encoding glycoside hydrolase family 47 protein (CAZy_ID 269900), whose amino-acid sequence MPRVSRLRRQLRPGGRLAASWVKTAVLVTAFCLTALYLFARHFGASESVRLERHMNSGPLLHPLKPVKSSVDWGAVQCHYPPRQEPKGVPRPPRGAALPRIQARFGKEPAKVRKKREDRRKSVLRLARRSWDSYRIYAWKKDALQPLSRAGKDQFSGWAATLVDSLDTLWIMGLRDEFDEAVAAVAEIDFGSCTSHRVNIFETNIRYLGGLLSAYDLSGRKVLLQKAVELGDLIYSGFDTANRMPVDNIDFAAAKAGSGLVVEDTVVSASPGTLTLEMTRLSQLTGDPKYYDAIAPIVELFYRGQNQTALPGLFPMFVSMLREDVTTGGTFTLGGGADSLYEYFPKMHALLSGADPKLETLTRGFMDAAKQHLFFRPMVPDNDDILISGNVNVDADGAPRLDPETEHLTCFIGGTFALAGRLLRSEEDVEVGARLTRGCVYAYQAFATGIMPERLNMVACERGAGAEPCRWDEDKWVAEREKRPEYKPHLPKGFTTAKDPRYILRPEAIESVFYMYRITGDSRWQDVAWNMFRAVAKGTATELGSAALLDVTVSKWPPPLDDYMESFWIAETLKYFYLVFSPPDLISLDEYVLNTEAHPFRRPAA is encoded by the exons ATGCCGCGCGTGAGTAGGCTGCGGCGCCAGCTGCGGCCCGGCGGTCGCCTCGCGGCATCCTGGGTCAAGACTGCGGTCCTGGTCACGGCCTTCTGCCTGACGGCGCTCTACCTCTTCGCCAGGCATTTTGGCGCCAGCGAGTCGGTCCGGCTCGAGCGCCACATGAATTCGGGCCCGCTGCTGCACCCGCTGAAGCCGGTCAAGAGCAGCGTCGACTGGGGTGCCGTCCAGTGCCACTATCCGCCCCGGCAGGAGCCCAAAGGAGTGCCCCGGCCGCCCAGaggcgccgcgctgccccGGATCCAGGCCCGGTTTGGGAAGGAACCGGCCAAGGTGCGCAAGAAGCGCGAGGACCGGAGGAAGTCGGTGCTGCGGCTCGCCAGGAGGTCCTGGGACAGCTACCGCATCTACGCCTGGAAGAAGGACGCCCTGCAGCCGCTGTCCCGCGCCGGCAAGGACCAGTTCTCCGGTTGGGCCGCCACCCTGGTCGACTCGCTGGATACGCTCTGGATCATGGGTCTCCGGGACGAGTTCGAcgaggccgtggccgccgtggccgagatCGACTTTGGCTCCTGTACTTCCCACCGAGTCAACATCTTCGAGACCAACATCCGCtatctcggcggcctgctgagCGCCTACGACCTGAGCGGGCGCAAGGTCCTGCTGCAGAAGgccgtcgagctgggcgaccTCATCTACAGTGGCTTCGACACGGCGAACCGAATGCCCGTCGACAACATCGATTTCGCTGCCGCAAAGGCCGGAtccggcctcgtcgtcgaggacaCGGTCGTCTCGGCGTCACCGGGGACCTTGACGCTGGAGATGACGCGCCTCTCGCAGCTGACCGGCGACCCCAAGTACTACGACGCCATCGCGCCCATCGTCGAGCTCTTCTACCGCGGCCAGAACCAGACCGCCCTTCCGGGGCTGTTTCCCATGTTCGTCTCGATGCTCCGGGAGGACGTCACAACGGGCGGCACCTTcaccctcggcggcggcgctgattCGCTCTACGAATACTTCCCCAAGATGCACGCTCTCCTCTCGGGGGCGGACCCCAAACTCGAAACCCTGACGCGCGGCTTCATGGACGCCGCCAAGCAACACCTCTTCTTCCGCCCCATGGTCCCCGACAACGACGACATCCTCATCAGCGGCAACGTCAACGTCGACGCGGACGGCGCCCCGCGCTTGGACCCGGAGACGGAGCACCTGACCTGCTTCATCGGCGGCACGTTCGCCCTGGCAGGCCGCCTGCTCCggagcgaggaggacgtgGAGGTCGGCGCCCGGCTCACCCGCGGCTGCGTCTACGCCTACCAGGCCTTCGCCACGGGCATCATGCCCGAGCGGCTGAACATGGTGGCCTGCGAgcgcggtgccggtgccgagcCGTGCCGGTGGGACGAGGACAAGTGGGTGGCCGAGCGGGAGAAGCGGCCCGAGTACAAGCCGCACCTGCCCAAGGGGTTCACCACCGCCAAGGACCCCCGGTACATCCTCCGCCCCGAGGCCATCGAGAGCGTCTTCTACATGTACCGCATCACCGGCGACAGCCGGTGGCAGGACGTGGCCTGGAACATGTTCCGCGCCGTAGCCAAGGGCACCGCCACGGagctcggcagcgccgcccttCTCGACGTCACCGTGTCCAagtggccgccgccgctggacgATTACATGGAG AGCTTCTGGATCGCCGAGACGCTCAAGTACTTCTACCTCGTCTTCTCGCCGCCGGACTTGATCAGCCTCGACGAATATGTGCTCAACACCGAGGCCCATCCCTTCCGACGGCCGGCCGCGTAG
- a CDS encoding glycoside hydrolase family 6 protein (CAZy_ID 269834), producing MAQKLLLAAALAASALAAPVVEERQNCGSVWSQCGGIGWSGATCCASGNTCVELNPYYSQCLPNSQVTTSTSKTTSTTTRSSTTSHSSGPTSTSTTTTSSPVVTTPPSTSIPGGASSTASWSGNPFSGVQMWANDYYASEVSSLAIPSMTGAMATKAAEVAKVPSFQWLDRNVTIDTLFAHTLSQIRAANQKGANPPYAGIFVVYDLPDRDCAAAASNGEFSIANNGAANYKTYIDAIRSLVIQYSDIRIIFVIEPDSLANMVTNLNVAKCANAESTYKELTVYALQQLNLPNVAMYLDAGHAGWLGWPANIQPAANLFAEIYTSAGKPAAVRGLATNVANYNGWSLATPPSYTQGDPNYDESHYVQALAPLLTANGFPAHFITDTGRNGKQPTGQRQWGDWCNVIGTGFGVRPTTNTGLDIEDAFVWVKPGGECDGTSNTTSPRYDYHCGLSDALQPAPEAGTWFQAYFEQLLTNANPPF from the exons ATGGCTCAGAAGCtccttctcgccgccgcccttgcggCCAGCGCCCTCGCTGCTCCCGTCGTCGAGGAGCGCCAGAACTGCGGTTCCGTCTG GAGCCAATGCGGCGGCATTGGCTGGTCCGGCGCGACCTGCTGCGCTTCGGGCAATACCTGCGTTGAGCTGAACCCGTACTACTCGCAGTGCCTGCCCAACAGCCAGGTGACTACCTCGACCAGCAAgaccacctccaccaccaccaggagcagcaccaccagccaCAGCAGCGGTCCCACCAGCacgagcaccaccaccaccagcagtCCCGTGGTCACTACCCCGCCGAGTACCTCCATCCCCGGCGGTGCCTCGTCAACGGCCAGCTGGTCCGGCAACCCGTTCTCGGGCGTGCAGATGTGGGCCAACGACTACTACGCCTCCGAGGTCTCGTCGCTGGCCATCCCCAGCATGACGGGCGCCATGGCCaccaaggcggccgaggtggccaAGGTGCCCAGCTTCCAGTGGCTTGACCGCAACGTCACCATCGACACGCTGTTCGCCCACACGCTGTCGCAGATCCGCGCGGCCAACCAGAAAGGCGCCAACCCGCCCTACGCGGGCATCTTCGTGGTCTACGACCTTCCGGACCGCgactgcgccgccgccgcgtccaaCGGCGAGTTCTCCATCGCGAACAACGGGGCGGCCAACTACAAGACGTACATCGACGCGATCCGGAGCCTCGTCATCCAGTACTCAGACATCCGCATCATCTTCGTCATCGAGCCCGACTCGCTGGCCAACATGGTGACCAACCTGAACGTGGCCAAGTGCGCCAACGCCGAGTCGACCTACAAGGAGTTGACCGTCTacgcgctgcagcagctgaACCTGCCCAACGTGGCCATGTACCTGgacgccggccacgccggctGGCTCGGCTGGCCCGCCAACATCCAGCCGGCCGCCAACCTCTTCGCCGAGATCTACACGAGCGCCGGCaagccggccgccgtgcGCGGCCTCGCCACCAACGTGGCCAACTACAACGGCTGGAGCCTggccacgccgccctcgtaCACCCAGGGCGACCCCAACTACGACGAGAGCCACTACGTCCAGGCCCTCGCCCCGCTGCTCACCGCCAACGGCTTCCCCGCCCACTTCATCACCGACACCGGCCGCAACGGCAAGCAGCCGACCG GACAACGGCAATGGGGAGACTGGTGCAACGTTATCGGAACTG GCTTCGGCGTGCGCCCGACGACAAACACCGGCCTCGACATCGAGGACGCCTTCGTCTGGGtcaagcccggcggcgagtgCGACGGCACGAGCAACACGACCTCTCCCCGCTACGACTACCACTGCGGCCTGTCGGACGCGCTGCAGCCTGCTCCGGAGGCCGGCACTTGGTTCCAGGCCTACTTCGAGCAGCTCCTGACCAACGCCAACCCGCCCTTCTAA